One genomic window of uncultured Erythrobacter sp. includes the following:
- a CDS encoding tryptophan halogenase family protein, translating to MNPHLLDRVVIVGGGTAGWMAAAALGHMLEGSPTKVTLIESEAIGTVGVGEATIPPIIAFNTMLGIDEDEFVRETNATFKLGIEFVDWFEKGHSYIHPFGDFGRDFDAIPFYQYWLHRNLAGEKDDLFAYSLMVEACRREKFMRPLSDRPQSAYAGINYAFQFDASLYAAFLRRFAEGKDVERVEGRIESVAQDGETGHVTSVTLENGEQVGGDFFIDCSGFRGLLIEQTLETGYEDWRKWLPCDRAIAIPCEKAEYPVPYTRATARDAGWQWRIPLQHRTGNGHVYCSEFMDDETAEQVLRDNLDGAPLADANRLRFVTGHRKQFWNGNVLALGLAAGFMEPLESTSIHLVQTSLARLLTHFPDKRFNPSDIEAFNARTLKEYVRVRDFLVLHYTATKRDDTPFWRHCQTIERPDELTRRIEQFREGGRIFEEPNDIFGTASWLAVMYGQGVEPVATNPLIAKVPMAKIDSAIRQIGSTIDNAASDMPTHREFIEKNCAAKIVI from the coding sequence ATGAACCCGCATCTGCTCGACCGCGTTGTCATCGTCGGCGGAGGGACCGCCGGATGGATGGCCGCTGCGGCGCTTGGTCACATGCTAGAAGGCTCGCCGACAAAAGTCACATTGATCGAGTCCGAAGCCATCGGCACGGTGGGCGTGGGCGAGGCCACCATCCCGCCCATCATCGCCTTCAACACCATGCTCGGGATCGATGAGGACGAATTCGTCCGCGAGACCAATGCGACCTTCAAGCTCGGCATCGAATTCGTTGACTGGTTTGAAAAGGGCCACAGCTACATTCACCCGTTCGGTGATTTCGGGCGAGATTTCGATGCGATCCCGTTCTACCAATACTGGCTCCATCGCAATCTGGCGGGCGAAAAGGACGATCTGTTTGCCTACTCCCTGATGGTCGAGGCATGCCGACGCGAAAAGTTCATGCGCCCGCTGAGCGACCGCCCGCAATCGGCCTATGCCGGGATCAACTACGCGTTCCAGTTCGACGCCTCGCTCTACGCTGCTTTCCTGCGCCGCTTTGCCGAGGGCAAGGACGTTGAGCGGGTCGAGGGTCGGATCGAGAGCGTCGCGCAGGATGGCGAGACAGGTCATGTGACCAGCGTCACCTTGGAAAACGGCGAGCAGGTCGGCGGCGACTTCTTCATCGATTGCTCGGGCTTTCGCGGGCTCCTGATCGAGCAAACCTTGGAGACCGGCTACGAAGACTGGCGCAAATGGCTGCCATGTGACCGAGCCATCGCGATCCCCTGTGAGAAGGCCGAGTATCCGGTCCCTTATACCCGGGCGACGGCGCGAGATGCGGGCTGGCAATGGCGGATCCCGTTGCAGCACCGAACGGGCAACGGTCACGTCTATTGCAGCGAGTTCATGGACGACGAAACCGCAGAGCAAGTGTTGCGCGACAATCTTGACGGAGCTCCATTGGCGGACGCTAATCGCCTCCGCTTTGTGACCGGCCACCGCAAGCAATTCTGGAATGGCAATGTCCTGGCGCTTGGACTGGCTGCCGGTTTTATGGAGCCGCTTGAGTCGACCAGTATCCATCTGGTTCAGACCAGCCTCGCGCGCTTGCTGACGCACTTCCCGGACAAGCGTTTTAACCCCTCGGACATCGAGGCGTTCAATGCCCGCACGCTCAAGGAATATGTGCGGGTGCGCGATTTCCTGGTGCTCCACTACACCGCGACCAAGCGCGACGACACGCCGTTTTGGCGGCATTGCCAGACGATTGAACGACCTGATGAGTTGACCCGCCGTATCGAGCAATTCCGCGAAGGGGGGCGCATTTTCGAAGAACCCAACGATATCTTCGGCACCGCTAGCTGGCTTGCAGTGATGTACGGACAGGGCGTTGAACCGGTCGCGACAAACCCGCTGATCGCGAAGGTGCCAATGGCCAAAATCGACTCGGCAATTCGGCAGATTGGATCGACAATTGATAACGCGGCCAGTGATATGCCCACACACCGTGAGTTTATCGAGAAAAATTGTGCAGCAAAAATAGTGATTTAA
- a CDS encoding tryptophan halogenase family protein, with the protein MKSNPVKRVVIAGGGTAGWMTAAALSKLLGPAGITITLIESEAIGTVGVGEATIPPIAKFNTQLGIDEHQFVRETQATFKLGIEFNDWGGLGESYFHPFGRYGFDLEGLDFHQYWMRLREQGDQSGLADYSLNTLAAYSAKFLKPEPDHGQVIGQLGYAYHFDASLYAAFLRKFAEAKGATRIEGRIEQVEQDTETGLITALKLDHDRQVEGDLFIDCTGFRGLLIGQAMGSEYRDWSHWLPCNRAVAVACEKQGDPVPYTRSTARKAGWQWRIPLQHRTGNGHVYCDAHMSAEEAEETLLANLDGAPVSSPNHLRFQTGHRASFWSGNCVAIGLSSGFLEPLESTSIHLIHMGIAKLVSLFPGAIDAPFERGEYNRLMTDDFTHVRDFLILHYKATNRNDAPFWDYVREMSIPDSLTQKMDLLRSRGRFFKYDAELFDLTSWLAVAEGQGWGPEGHSPIADAIGDDNLTQSLANMRGVYAKTVAAMPTHQAYIDRFCRAEPVAIRASAS; encoded by the coding sequence ATGAAAAGCAATCCTGTAAAGCGCGTGGTCATCGCAGGCGGCGGAACTGCTGGATGGATGACGGCGGCGGCACTCTCCAAACTGCTCGGCCCGGCTGGCATCACGATCACGCTGATTGAATCCGAAGCTATCGGGACAGTCGGCGTCGGCGAAGCGACCATTCCGCCCATCGCTAAGTTCAACACGCAGCTGGGGATCGACGAGCATCAGTTCGTCCGCGAGACGCAGGCGACCTTCAAGCTTGGGATCGAGTTCAACGATTGGGGCGGGCTGGGCGAAAGCTACTTCCACCCGTTCGGGCGCTATGGCTTCGATCTGGAAGGATTGGACTTCCACCAATACTGGATGAGGCTGCGCGAGCAGGGCGATCAAAGCGGTTTGGCCGACTATTCGCTGAACACGCTGGCTGCCTATTCGGCGAAATTCCTGAAGCCCGAGCCTGATCACGGGCAGGTTATCGGACAACTGGGCTACGCCTACCACTTCGACGCATCGCTCTATGCGGCCTTTCTGCGCAAGTTTGCCGAGGCAAAGGGGGCGACCCGCATTGAAGGCAGAATCGAGCAAGTTGAACAGGATACAGAAACTGGTCTGATCACGGCTCTGAAACTGGATCATGACCGGCAAGTCGAAGGCGATCTCTTCATCGACTGCACCGGGTTTCGTGGCCTGCTGATTGGGCAGGCAATGGGTTCCGAATATCGCGACTGGAGCCATTGGCTTCCGTGCAATCGTGCGGTGGCGGTCGCCTGTGAGAAGCAGGGTGATCCGGTCCCCTACACCCGCTCGACTGCGCGCAAGGCTGGTTGGCAATGGCGCATCCCTTTGCAGCATCGCACCGGCAATGGTCACGTCTATTGCGACGCGCATATGTCGGCTGAAGAAGCCGAAGAGACTTTGCTCGCGAACCTCGATGGCGCGCCTGTCAGCTCACCCAATCACCTGCGTTTCCAGACGGGACACCGCGCGAGCTTCTGGTCCGGAAATTGCGTGGCGATCGGCTTGTCCTCAGGCTTTCTGGAGCCCCTGGAATCGACGAGCATTCATCTGATTCACATGGGCATTGCCAAGCTGGTTTCGCTGTTCCCCGGAGCCATCGACGCTCCGTTTGAGCGCGGCGAATATAACCGCTTGATGACCGATGATTTTACGCATGTGCGCGACTTCCTGATCCTCCATTACAAGGCGACCAACCGCAATGACGCACCGTTCTGGGACTATGTGCGCGAGATGAGCATTCCAGACAGTCTCACACAGAAAATGGACCTGCTGCGGTCGCGCGGGCGGTTTTTCAAATACGACGCGGAATTGTTCGATCTCACCAGTTGGCTGGCAGTGGCCGAAGGGCAGGGGTGGGGACCGGAAGGCCATAGTCCAATCGCCGATGCAATTGGCGACGACAATCTCACGCAGAGCCTTGCCAATATGCGCGGCGTCTACGCCAAGACTGTCGCGGCAATGCCTACGCATCAGGCCTATATCGACCGCTTCTGCAGGGCCGAGCCGGTCGCGATCCGGGCGAGCGCTTCATGA
- a CDS encoding tryptophan 7-halogenase, which translates to MSGERICVVGPEHRVAIIGAILARRWSGDGRELLLAPNCEASDRETIIARPDHVRVHAELGLPPDMLVQNAGAVPVLAVKVDSAAGSLTLPFSPFGMARFGVEFHHFWQRADASKCQPDLTEFSLALALEHAADRPSLAALSKLPLQNGLRLDRAKYSALLMKAAVSNGARVVAEPSTEDLTIDCGSNGKGSEWAGGLLSVATDSDVPGLDWQICVNAARRLLGLVPHLSDCENERREYTRLAAEEAGRIADMRALLTDPDPGNTASHALKRKIDVFTACGRIPTEDFEVFGQPEWLAALWGRGLRPRRFDRMAKAMPEDDLHRWLSSLRSQIVEITNQVSRQRQVA; encoded by the coding sequence ATGAGCGGCGAGCGAATTTGCGTTGTGGGTCCCGAACACCGGGTCGCTATCATTGGTGCGATTCTGGCCCGGCGCTGGTCGGGTGACGGACGTGAATTGCTGCTCGCTCCGAACTGCGAGGCAAGCGACCGCGAAACGATCATCGCAAGGCCGGATCACGTCAGAGTTCATGCCGAGCTAGGCCTGCCGCCTGACATGCTTGTGCAGAATGCAGGCGCGGTTCCAGTCCTCGCGGTCAAAGTCGATAGCGCCGCGGGCAGCTTGACACTGCCCTTTTCGCCGTTTGGCATGGCCCGATTTGGGGTCGAATTTCATCACTTCTGGCAGCGCGCCGACGCATCAAAGTGCCAACCCGATCTAACTGAATTTTCGCTGGCCTTGGCGCTGGAACACGCGGCAGACCGTCCAAGTCTTGCTGCGCTCTCTAAGCTTCCCCTGCAAAATGGTCTCAGGCTGGATCGAGCAAAGTATTCCGCGCTCCTGATGAAGGCGGCGGTGTCCAACGGAGCGAGGGTCGTTGCCGAGCCTTCAACTGAGGATTTGACGATTGATTGCGGATCTAACGGCAAGGGTTCGGAATGGGCGGGAGGCCTACTCTCAGTCGCGACAGACAGCGATGTTCCCGGGCTCGATTGGCAGATTTGCGTGAATGCGGCTCGCCGCTTGCTCGGTCTGGTGCCGCATTTGAGTGATTGCGAGAATGAACGGCGTGAATACACCCGGCTGGCTGCAGAAGAGGCGGGCAGGATCGCCGATATGCGCGCGCTTTTGACCGATCCAGACCCGGGAAATACCGCAAGTCACGCGCTCAAGCGGAAGATCGACGTGTTCACCGCTTGCGGCCGAATTCCGACCGAAGACTTCGAGGTTTTTGGCCAGCCGGAATGGCTTGCCGCGCTTTGGGGCAGGGGCCTGCGTCCCCGGCGGTTTGATCGGATGGCCAAGGCCATGCCTGAAGACGACTTGCATCGCTGGCTCTCGTCGCTTCGGAGTCAGATCGTCGAGATTACCAATCAGGTATCGCGGCAAAGGCAGGTGGCATGA
- a CDS encoding tryptophan halogenase family protein, whose amino-acid sequence MAAGDAAKSINHVVVVGGGTAGWMTAAGLASMLGPTGLQITLIESEAIGVVGVGEATLPHIKLFNDTIGVDEAEFMAATSATFKLGIEFVNWGRKGDSYIHPFGEFGLPNEGVAFHQYWRKFAGDPSVGPLDDYSLPVIACRKGKFQPPSEDPRSVLSTYRYAYQFDALQYAPFMRAHAEKRGVTRLEGKVVDVALDGESGCVESLKLDDGREVAGDLFVDCTGFFGLLIEKQLQAGYDDWSEYLPADRAVAVPCKSAGPLLPYTRATAHSAGWSWRIPLQHRTGNGHVYSSQFLSDDEACDTLLDGLEGERLADPRFLKFVTGKRRKLWDRNVVAIGLSGGFLEPLESTSIYLIQEGISKLLELFPETHDCPVEIEEYNRWMDLQFERVRDFLILHYHATERDDSEFWNHMRTMPVPDSLNERLELFRAHGHVSAYEHGLFLIPSWIAVLIGQRILPNGYDSRVDGVPDDQVRGHLAGLRGHMEKAAASMDDHAAYLGRLATMSNAA is encoded by the coding sequence GTGGCCGCTGGCGACGCCGCGAAATCGATCAATCATGTTGTTGTTGTCGGAGGCGGCACGGCGGGATGGATGACGGCTGCCGGTCTTGCGAGCATGCTCGGGCCTACGGGACTTCAAATCACACTGATTGAATCCGAGGCCATTGGTGTGGTGGGTGTTGGCGAAGCAACACTGCCGCATATCAAGCTGTTCAATGACACGATCGGCGTGGACGAAGCCGAGTTCATGGCGGCAACCTCTGCGACCTTCAAATTGGGCATCGAATTCGTCAATTGGGGCCGCAAAGGCGACAGCTACATTCACCCGTTCGGCGAGTTCGGATTGCCTAATGAGGGCGTGGCCTTCCACCAGTACTGGCGCAAATTTGCGGGTGATCCGTCGGTTGGCCCGCTCGACGATTATTCGCTGCCAGTGATCGCCTGCCGCAAGGGCAAGTTCCAACCACCCAGCGAAGACCCGCGTTCAGTGCTTTCGACCTACCGCTACGCCTATCAATTCGATGCGCTCCAATATGCGCCCTTCATGCGCGCCCATGCGGAAAAGCGCGGCGTGACTCGGCTTGAAGGCAAGGTTGTCGATGTGGCGCTTGATGGCGAAAGTGGGTGCGTTGAATCGCTAAAGCTGGATGATGGACGCGAAGTTGCTGGAGACCTGTTTGTCGATTGCACCGGGTTCTTCGGCCTGTTGATCGAGAAGCAATTGCAGGCCGGATACGATGACTGGAGCGAATACCTACCCGCAGATCGCGCTGTAGCGGTCCCTTGCAAGAGTGCCGGTCCCTTGTTGCCCTATACGCGGGCCACGGCGCATAGCGCGGGTTGGAGCTGGCGCATTCCGCTTCAACATCGCACCGGCAACGGGCACGTCTATTCGAGCCAGTTTCTTTCCGATGATGAGGCCTGCGACACGCTGCTCGATGGGCTTGAAGGCGAACGATTGGCCGACCCGCGCTTCCTGAAATTTGTCACCGGGAAGCGGCGGAAGTTGTGGGACAGGAATGTCGTCGCGATCGGACTATCAGGCGGCTTCCTCGAACCGCTCGAATCCACCAGCATCTATCTGATCCAGGAAGGTATCTCGAAGCTGCTTGAGCTGTTTCCCGAGACCCATGATTGTCCGGTCGAGATCGAGGAATACAATCGCTGGATGGACCTGCAGTTCGAGCGAGTCCGCGATTTCCTGATCCTGCATTACCACGCCACCGAGCGCGACGATTCCGAATTCTGGAACCACATGCGGACCATGCCCGTGCCTGACAGCCTGAACGAGCGGCTCGAACTGTTCCGCGCGCACGGCCACGTGTCAGCCTACGAACACGGGCTGTTCCTCATACCCAGCTGGATCGCAGTCCTGATCGGACAGCGCATTCTGCCCAATGGATATGACAGCAGGGTCGATGGCGTGCCAGACGATCAAGTTCGAGGGCATCTCGCGGGACTGCGCGGCCATATGGAAAAGGCAGCGGCGTCGATGGATGACCACGCGGCCTATCTCGGCCGGTTGGCGACGATGAGCAACGCGGCATGA
- a CDS encoding Gfo/Idh/MocA family oxidoreductase, protein MSARMRMGMVGGGNGAFIGAVHRMAAALDSEIDLVCGAFSRDFSNCLETGRSLGLADDRCYPDHEAMINCERDIASGQHARAMQCVSIVTPNHTHVPMARQAAEAGLHVMSDKPAGVSLAEVEALASTLERTGTQYGLTHTYLGYPMVWQARHIASQPEFGAIRKVHVQYTQGWLAQQAEAGNKQAAWRVDPALAGPAGALGDIGSHAHSLAEFISGSRMNALSAHLRSHFPDRTLDDDGEIHFTLENGATGSLISSQICAGDENDLAIRIYGSNASLEWRQMEPNSLIERRGSGVLIHRAGVDKPLCDEALARCRLPSGHPEGYVEAFANLYRNFARAIRDDVSPASLGVPGMAEALRGMAFLEAAVASSANGGAWIDIKAPSAGADKKGLLA, encoded by the coding sequence ATGTCAGCGCGCATGCGAATGGGCATGGTTGGCGGCGGGAACGGTGCATTTATCGGCGCCGTGCACCGGATGGCGGCTGCACTCGACAGCGAGATCGATCTCGTTTGCGGGGCCTTCAGCCGTGACTTCAGCAATTGTCTGGAAACGGGCCGTTCGCTCGGTCTCGCCGACGATCGCTGTTATCCTGACCACGAAGCGATGATCAATTGCGAGCGCGACATTGCGAGCGGCCAGCACGCACGCGCGATGCAATGCGTCTCAATCGTGACGCCAAACCACACCCATGTTCCGATGGCGAGACAGGCAGCGGAGGCTGGGCTGCACGTGATGTCCGACAAACCCGCTGGCGTCTCGCTTGCCGAGGTCGAGGCGCTGGCCTCGACACTTGAACGAACCGGCACTCAATACGGCCTGACGCACACCTATCTCGGCTATCCGATGGTGTGGCAGGCACGGCACATCGCCAGTCAGCCCGAATTCGGCGCGATCCGCAAGGTGCACGTGCAATACACGCAGGGATGGCTCGCGCAGCAAGCGGAAGCCGGAAACAAGCAGGCCGCGTGGCGAGTCGATCCGGCTCTGGCCGGTCCAGCAGGTGCGCTGGGCGATATCGGCAGCCATGCGCACTCGCTGGCCGAATTCATCAGCGGTTCGCGAATGAACGCTTTGTCCGCGCATTTACGCAGCCATTTCCCGGACCGTACGCTCGACGATGACGGCGAGATCCACTTCACGCTCGAGAACGGCGCAACCGGATCGCTCATCTCCAGCCAGATTTGTGCAGGCGACGAGAACGATCTTGCCATTCGCATTTACGGCTCAAACGCCAGCCTCGAATGGCGTCAGATGGAACCAAACTCTCTGATCGAAAGGCGCGGGAGCGGCGTCTTGATCCACCGGGCAGGCGTAGACAAACCGCTCTGCGACGAGGCTCTTGCGCGCTGCCGACTTCCATCGGGCCATCCCGAGGGATACGTTGAGGCCTTCGCCAACCTCTACCGCAACTTCGCCCGCGCGATCCGCGATGATGTTTCACCCGCATCACTTGGTGTGCCCGGAATGGCCGAGGCTCTGCGCGGCATGGCTTTCCTCGAAGCGGCAGTCGCAAGCAGCGCCAATGGCGGCGCATGGATTGATATCAAAGCGCCCTCGGCTGGCGCGGATAAAAAGGGATTATTGGCATGA
- a CDS encoding sugar phosphate isomerase/epimerase, translating into MKELRGPAIFLAQFMGDTAPFNTLDNISAWVSSLGYKGIQIPSNDIRCMDLDLAAESQDYCDELKGKCAEHGLEITELATHLQGQLVAVHPAYDDLFDGFAPPELRGKPAARQEWAVDQMKKAAIASRRLGLKSVPSFPGALMWHLVYPWPQRPAGLVEAGFAELAKRWKPILDVFDENGIDVAYEIHPGEDLHDGASFEAFLAAVDDHPRANILFDPSHFVLQQLDYLAFIDRYHPRIKAFHVKDAEFRPDARTGVYGGYQGWQDRAGRFRSLGDGQVDFKQIFSKLTQYGFDGWAVLEWECCLKHPEQGAAEGAPFIAEHIIKPTEYAFDDFAGGDVDQAIIERALGIAPPKET; encoded by the coding sequence ATGAAGGAACTCCGTGGCCCCGCCATCTTCCTCGCGCAGTTCATGGGCGACACCGCCCCGTTCAACACGCTCGACAATATCAGCGCGTGGGTGTCGTCGCTCGGATACAAAGGCATACAGATTCCGTCGAACGACATTCGCTGCATGGATCTCGATCTGGCCGCCGAAAGCCAGGATTATTGCGATGAGCTGAAGGGCAAATGCGCTGAGCACGGGCTGGAGATCACCGAGCTGGCCACGCACCTTCAGGGGCAATTGGTCGCGGTGCATCCTGCCTATGACGACCTGTTCGATGGCTTCGCCCCGCCTGAACTGCGAGGCAAGCCAGCAGCGCGTCAGGAATGGGCTGTCGATCAGATGAAGAAAGCGGCTATCGCGTCGCGGCGGCTAGGCTTGAAATCAGTCCCAAGCTTCCCCGGCGCGCTGATGTGGCACCTGGTCTATCCGTGGCCTCAGCGGCCAGCGGGTCTGGTCGAAGCCGGGTTTGCTGAGCTAGCCAAGCGCTGGAAGCCCATCCTCGATGTGTTTGACGAGAACGGCATCGACGTGGCTTACGAAATCCACCCGGGTGAAGACCTTCATGACGGCGCGAGCTTCGAAGCATTCCTGGCCGCAGTCGATGATCATCCGCGGGCGAACATCCTGTTCGACCCGAGCCATTTCGTGCTGCAACAGCTCGACTATCTCGCGTTTATCGATCGCTACCACCCGCGCATCAAGGCGTTTCACGTCAAGGATGCGGAGTTCCGCCCCGATGCGCGCACCGGCGTCTATGGCGGCTATCAAGGATGGCAAGACCGTGCAGGACGGTTCCGTTCACTGGGCGACGGACAAGTCGATTTCAAACAGATTTTCAGCAAGCTGACGCAATACGGCTTCGATGGCTGGGCCGTGCTCGAATGGGAGTGCTGCCTCAAGCACCCCGAGCAAGGCGCAGCCGAAGGCGCACCGTTCATCGCCGAGCACATCATCAAACCCACCGAATACGCGTTCGACGATTTCGCGGGCGGTGATGTCGATCAAGCAATCATAGAGCGGGCCCTCGGGATCGCACCGCCAAAAGAAACCTGA
- a CDS encoding sugar MFS transporter: protein MATASMEAFAPSETQRNRLFWLSCISLIVTAMTFAIRAGILTQLSDEFALSDTQLGWVNSMAFLGFPLAMVVFGFLYNKLGPRLIMILAFVGHVLGLVLTIVADGFLGLLISTFFIGFANGSVEAACNPLVADLYKEEKTKWLNRFHVWFPGGIVIGAVVSYAMTNAGIGWQPQIAVMLIPTVIYGVMIFTTRFPDVPESERTVDLDSKGVFLMSAILGLLVLIGTPNSLVSGLPGTFVLPLLLVLGLTFMLMLFRAGRARDALLLIVLMAVMSVTSTSELGTQQWVDRILGAQLGNLPGQAMIVLGMVTGIMAVGRYFAGPLIHALNPLGVLLMSAVMTTIGLFLMASASGAMVYVSAIIFAVGVCYFWPTMIGVTAQYVPRSGALGMSLVGAAGMFALTIWNPIIGGWIDSARTSAEASGLEGTAVEVAAGQGALSQLVYFPAVLIAVFAALYLARRHLENSAEQA from the coding sequence ATGGCAACTGCATCAATGGAAGCGTTCGCGCCGTCCGAAACCCAGCGAAACAGGCTGTTCTGGCTCAGTTGCATCTCGCTGATCGTAACGGCCATGACCTTCGCGATCCGCGCGGGCATCCTGACACAGCTGTCAGACGAGTTCGCGTTGAGCGATACCCAGCTCGGCTGGGTGAATAGCATGGCCTTCCTGGGCTTCCCATTGGCGATGGTTGTCTTCGGCTTCCTCTACAACAAGCTCGGCCCGCGCCTGATCATGATCCTGGCATTTGTCGGTCACGTTCTTGGGCTTGTTCTGACCATTGTTGCGGATGGCTTTCTGGGCTTGCTGATCTCCACTTTCTTTATCGGTTTCGCCAACGGCTCAGTAGAGGCCGCGTGCAATCCGCTGGTCGCTGACCTCTATAAAGAAGAAAAAACGAAGTGGCTGAACCGCTTCCATGTCTGGTTCCCCGGTGGGATCGTGATCGGTGCAGTTGTTTCTTACGCGATGACCAATGCTGGAATTGGCTGGCAGCCGCAAATCGCGGTGATGCTGATCCCGACAGTGATTTATGGCGTCATGATTTTCACCACACGCTTCCCGGATGTTCCGGAGAGCGAGCGGACTGTCGATCTGGATTCCAAAGGCGTCTTTCTGATGAGCGCCATTCTCGGCCTTCTAGTTCTGATCGGCACGCCAAACAGTCTCGTATCTGGCCTGCCCGGCACATTTGTGCTTCCGCTGCTCCTGGTGCTCGGACTGACCTTCATGTTGATGCTGTTCCGTGCAGGGCGAGCGCGCGATGCGCTGCTCTTGATCGTGCTGATGGCAGTGATGAGCGTCACATCCACATCAGAGCTGGGAACTCAGCAATGGGTTGATCGCATTCTCGGCGCACAACTCGGCAATCTCCCGGGACAGGCGATGATTGTGCTGGGCATGGTGACAGGGATCATGGCTGTCGGTCGCTATTTCGCGGGGCCGCTCATCCACGCGCTCAACCCGCTCGGCGTGTTGTTGATGAGCGCTGTGATGACAACAATCGGTCTGTTCCTGATGGCATCGGCAAGCGGGGCAATGGTGTATGTATCGGCGATCATTTTCGCTGTCGGCGTATGCTACTTCTGGCCAACAATGATCGGCGTCACCGCCCAATATGTGCCGCGCTCCGGTGCCTTGGGCATGAGCCTAGTTGGAGCTGCGGGTATGTTTGCCTTGACGATCTGGAACCCGATCATCGGGGGGTGGATCGACAGCGCAAGAACCAGCGCCGAGGCAAGCGGGCTCGAGGGCACTGCAGTCGAAGTAGCGGCAGGACAAGGTGCACTGTCTCAGCTCGTCTACTTCCCGGCAGTGCTGATCGCCGTATTCGCCGCACTCTACCTTGCTCGAAGACACCTCGAAAATTCTGCGGAGCAGGCATGA
- a CDS encoding gluconate 2-dehydrogenase subunit 3 family protein, whose translation MMITTDTPSMDRRSLLRGSVTVAGAAIILPSLASLGGCSSMPASLTEKMDLISAISDRIIPATDTGGALAAKVPEYIAALFEKHFSEDQQSAFAMGLDAIGDAGFAAASPEQQDDILSGLASADDADAGKATFQQLRDMTIFGFYTSEVATEELSYEELPGRYDGCVPLSEVGRAWLDRGV comes from the coding sequence ATGATGATTACAACCGACACACCTTCGATGGATCGCCGATCTCTGCTGCGCGGGAGCGTGACCGTCGCGGGGGCAGCGATCATTCTGCCTTCGCTCGCCAGTCTTGGCGGGTGTTCGTCAATGCCTGCCTCTCTGACGGAGAAGATGGACCTCATCTCCGCCATCAGTGACCGGATCATTCCCGCGACTGACACCGGAGGCGCGCTCGCAGCGAAAGTCCCGGAATACATCGCTGCGCTGTTCGAGAAGCACTTTTCCGAGGACCAGCAATCCGCGTTTGCTATGGGCCTCGATGCAATCGGTGACGCCGGTTTCGCAGCAGCTAGTCCGGAGCAGCAGGATGATATCCTATCCGGCCTTGCAAGTGCCGATGATGCCGACGCGGGCAAAGCCACATTCCAGCAGCTGCGCGATATGACGATTTTCGGTTTCTACACCTCGGAAGTGGCGACCGAAGAGCTTTCTTACGAAGAGCTGCCCGGCCGCTACGACGGCTGCGTTCCGCTCAGCGAAGTTGGCCGCGCGTGGCTTGATCGCGGCGTCTGA